Proteins encoded together in one Citromicrobium bathyomarinum window:
- the glk gene encoding glucokinase produces MSERQLVAVDIGGTHARFAIATIAEDGAISLDEPETLHTADHVSFQTAWEDYRARKGGHLPDAVSLAIAGRTSGDAIRFTNNPWVIRPALIKEKLGATRYTLVNDFAAVSHAVAQAPDDQFLRLAGPDQPLAAEGTLSVLGPGTGLGVAHLWRDSSGYRVQATEGGHVDFAPLDQIEDAILARLRKRHMRVSVERVVSGPGIVDIYATLAALEGKPVAEMDDVSIWQAGMEGSDSLAAAAVDRFCLALGSIAGDFALAQGGFGGVVIAGGLGYRLRDILPGSGFAERFRAKGRFADLMGTIPVKLITHPQPGLFGAAAAFAKEHG; encoded by the coding sequence GTGAGCGAACGCCAGCTGGTCGCGGTCGATATCGGCGGCACCCACGCGCGCTTCGCCATCGCGACCATCGCCGAGGATGGAGCGATCTCGCTCGACGAGCCGGAGACGCTGCACACCGCCGATCACGTGAGTTTTCAGACCGCGTGGGAGGATTATCGCGCGCGCAAAGGCGGGCACTTGCCCGACGCGGTAAGCCTCGCAATTGCGGGCCGGACGAGCGGCGATGCGATCCGCTTCACCAATAATCCATGGGTGATCCGCCCCGCGCTGATAAAGGAAAAGCTCGGCGCTACGCGGTACACTCTGGTGAATGATTTCGCAGCGGTCTCCCACGCGGTGGCGCAGGCGCCCGACGATCAGTTTCTCCGCCTTGCAGGCCCCGACCAGCCGCTCGCTGCGGAGGGCACGCTGAGCGTGCTCGGCCCCGGCACGGGGCTGGGCGTTGCGCATTTATGGCGCGATTCCAGTGGCTACCGGGTGCAGGCGACCGAGGGCGGGCACGTCGACTTTGCCCCGCTCGACCAGATCGAAGACGCGATCCTAGCCCGCCTGCGCAAGCGCCACATGCGCGTTTCGGTAGAGCGCGTGGTGTCCGGCCCCGGCATCGTCGACATCTACGCCACGCTCGCCGCGCTCGAAGGAAAGCCGGTCGCCGAGATGGACGATGTATCGATCTGGCAGGCGGGAATGGAGGGCAGCGACAGCCTCGCCGCCGCTGCCGTCGACCGGTTCTGCCTCGCGCTGGGTAGCATTGCGGGCGACTTCGCGCTGGCTCAGGGGGGCTTTGGCGGCGTCGTGATCGCCGGCGGGCTGGGCTATCGCCTGCGCGACATTCTCCCCGGATCGGGCTTTGCCGAGCGGTTTCGCGCCAAGGGGCGCTTTGCGGACCTGATGGGCACGATCCCGGTCAAGCTGATCACCCACCCGCAGCCGGGCCTGTTCGGCGCGGCCGCTGCCTTCGCGAAGGAACACGGATGA
- the zwf gene encoding glucose-6-phosphate dehydrogenase encodes MLLPSLYALHEDELIAADLRIVGTARSELSDEEFRALAKEALDQYLPDDRKDEAKIASFLKHLQYQPLDASTIEGFDDLAAKLGDISGGLSIFLSTAPFLFEPTIKGLKSAGLAGDNVRIGLEKPLGTDLASSAKINDAVASAFSEDRIFRIDHYLGKETVQNLMALRFANMMFEPLWNANHIDHVQITISETVGLEGRHGFYDETGALRDMVQNHMLQLLALIAMEPPVDYDAASVRDEKVKVLRSLRPVSPEEMVRGQYGSGAVQGEAVEGYADDLGEASDTETFVAIKAHVDSWRWQGVPFYLRTGKRMTERRSEIVIQFKCVPHNIFAGRGGRLDANRLVIRLQPEEYVRLMVMAKQPSMDREGVTLREVPLDLSLTHAFAKARRRIAYERLLLDLIDGDPTLFVRRDEVEAQWRWVDGIRAIWAKEDAPPKRYGAGSWGPSAAIALTERDGVTWHE; translated from the coding sequence ATGCTGCTGCCATCGCTCTACGCGCTGCACGAAGACGAGCTGATCGCGGCAGACCTGCGGATCGTCGGCACCGCGCGCAGCGAGCTGTCGGACGAGGAGTTCCGCGCGCTCGCCAAGGAGGCGCTGGACCAGTACCTGCCCGATGACCGCAAGGACGAGGCCAAGATCGCCTCCTTCCTCAAGCATCTGCAATACCAGCCGCTCGACGCATCCACGATCGAGGGGTTCGACGATCTCGCCGCCAAGCTGGGCGATATCTCGGGCGGCCTCTCGATCTTCCTGTCGACCGCGCCGTTCCTGTTCGAACCCACGATCAAGGGGCTGAAATCCGCCGGGCTGGCGGGCGACAATGTGCGGATCGGGCTGGAAAAGCCGCTCGGCACCGATCTCGCCAGTTCGGCCAAGATCAACGACGCGGTTGCCAGCGCATTCAGCGAAGACCGGATTTTCCGGATCGATCACTATCTGGGCAAGGAAACGGTCCAGAACCTGATGGCGCTGCGCTTCGCCAACATGATGTTCGAACCGCTGTGGAACGCCAACCACATCGACCATGTGCAGATCACCATCAGCGAAACCGTGGGGCTGGAAGGGCGGCACGGCTTCTACGACGAGACCGGCGCGCTGCGCGATATGGTCCAGAACCACATGCTCCAGCTGCTCGCGCTGATCGCGATGGAGCCGCCGGTCGATTACGACGCGGCCAGCGTGCGCGACGAAAAGGTCAAGGTGCTGCGATCGCTACGCCCGGTTTCGCCCGAGGAAATGGTCCGCGGCCAGTATGGCAGCGGGGCCGTGCAGGGCGAGGCGGTGGAAGGCTATGCCGACGATCTGGGCGAGGCGTCCGACACCGAAACCTTCGTGGCGATCAAGGCGCATGTCGACAGCTGGCGCTGGCAGGGCGTGCCCTTCTACCTGCGCACCGGCAAGCGCATGACCGAACGGCGCAGCGAGATCGTGATCCAGTTCAAATGCGTGCCGCACAATATCTTTGCCGGGCGCGGCGGGCGGCTGGATGCGAACCGGCTGGTGATCCGTCTGCAGCCCGAGGAATACGTGCGGCTGATGGTGATGGCCAAGCAGCCGAGCATGGACCGCGAAGGCGTGACCTTGCGCGAAGTGCCGCTGGACCTGTCGCTGACCCACGCCTTCGCCAAGGCGCGCCGCCGGATTGCTTACGAGCGGCTGCTGCTCGACCTGATCGACGGCGACCCCACGCTGTTCGTGCGCCGTGACGAGGTTGAGGCGCAGTGGCGCTGGGTCGACGGCATCCGTGCGATCTGGGCGAAGGAAGACGCCCCGCCCAAGCGCTACGGCGCGGGCAGCTGGGGGCCGAGCGCGGCGATCGCGCTGACCGAACGCGACGGGGTGACCTGGCATGAGTGA
- the ppc gene encoding phosphoenolpyruvate carboxylase: MATRPAIQQNPDIRYLGKLLGDVIREHGGDQLFQRTEEIRAASVERHRNEAPVDLRLDQLDLDDTLAFVRGFGLFSMLANLAEDREGMMAEQDMPFADALASLKEQGISSEQVSEMLDQALVMPVLTAHPTEVRRKSVIDHRVRIAELMRMRDAQAISTPEGDDVEESIIRQIALLWHTRTLRRERLFVTDEVENAVSFMRDSFLPAIPVLYRRWEDALGSRPASFLRVGSWIGGDRDGNPYVTADSLRFAQAFAAETVIEYYLDALHKLGGELSLSSELTEVDPELARLADASGDDSSHRQDEPYRRAIIGIYNRLAATFEELVGKEPSRAAIGPAEPYDSPDGLQDDLRVVARSLTKAGGQTLASQGALGRLVRAVRTFGFHLATLDLRQNSAVHERVVGELLANAGVEEDYTALDEEARIALLRRELASARPLRSQWMEYGEETTKELAILEATAQAHARFGPHCITQYVVSMAETVSDLLEVHILLKEVGLYRPGDTPHSAIQAVPLFETIGDLKNAPEVMRSYFGLPEVAAMASARGHQEVMIGYSDSNKDGGYLTSSWMLARASEALAPVFAEAGVTMQLFHGRGGSVGRGGGSAFDAIRGQPSGTVNGRIRITEQGEVIAAKYGTPEVAAVNLDAMVTAAMLATMEPERVPQDDYRRYAEAMDAVSETAFSTYRDLVYGTDGFVGFFRQMTPIAEIATLKIGSRPASRKSDDRIENLRAIPWVFSWSQARVMLPGWYGVGTALSQFEDKALLREMAREWPFLRNALANMEMVLAKSDMGIAERYSELVEDRDLAKGVFGAIRDEWQRTHDALLDATGQSFLLENSPRLDASIRLRLPYIEPLNLLQVELLKRHRSGEPDERIAEGIQLSINAIATALRNSG, encoded by the coding sequence ATCGCCACCCGACCCGCAATCCAGCAAAACCCCGATATCCGCTATCTCGGCAAGCTATTGGGCGATGTGATCCGCGAACATGGCGGCGACCAGCTGTTTCAGCGGACCGAGGAAATCCGCGCCGCCAGCGTGGAACGCCACCGTAATGAAGCTCCGGTCGACCTGCGGCTCGACCAGCTCGATCTCGACGATACGCTCGCCTTCGTGCGCGGGTTCGGTCTGTTCTCGATGCTCGCCAACCTCGCGGAAGACCGCGAGGGGATGATGGCGGAGCAGGACATGCCCTTCGCCGACGCGCTCGCTTCGCTGAAGGAGCAGGGCATTTCGAGCGAGCAGGTCTCCGAAATGCTCGACCAGGCGCTGGTGATGCCGGTGCTGACCGCGCACCCCACCGAAGTGCGCCGCAAGAGCGTGATCGACCACCGCGTACGGATCGCCGAGCTGATGCGGATGCGCGATGCGCAGGCGATCTCCACACCCGAGGGTGACGATGTCGAGGAATCGATCATCCGCCAGATCGCACTGCTATGGCACACCCGCACGCTGCGGCGAGAGCGGCTGTTCGTGACCGACGAGGTCGAGAACGCGGTTTCCTTCATGCGAGACAGCTTCCTGCCCGCGATCCCCGTGCTCTATCGCCGCTGGGAAGACGCACTGGGCAGCCGCCCGGCCAGCTTCCTCCGGGTCGGCAGCTGGATCGGCGGCGACCGCGACGGCAACCCCTATGTCACCGCGGATTCGCTGCGTTTCGCGCAGGCCTTCGCTGCGGAAACCGTGATCGAATATTATCTCGACGCGCTTCACAAGCTGGGCGGTGAGCTTTCGCTGTCGAGCGAGCTGACCGAGGTCGATCCCGAGCTTGCGCGGCTGGCCGACGCGAGCGGGGACGACTCCTCGCACCGGCAGGACGAGCCCTATCGTCGTGCGATCATCGGGATTTACAACCGCCTTGCCGCGACCTTCGAGGAACTGGTCGGCAAGGAGCCTTCGCGCGCGGCGATCGGCCCGGCAGAGCCCTATGACAGCCCCGATGGCCTGCAGGACGATCTGCGGGTGGTCGCCCGGTCTTTGACCAAGGCGGGCGGCCAGACGCTCGCCTCGCAGGGCGCGCTGGGGCGGCTGGTGCGGGCGGTGCGCACCTTCGGCTTCCACCTTGCCACGCTCGACCTGCGGCAGAACAGCGCGGTGCACGAGCGTGTGGTGGGCGAATTGCTCGCCAACGCGGGCGTGGAGGAGGATTATACCGCACTCGATGAAGAGGCGCGCATAGCCCTGCTGCGCCGCGAACTTGCCAGCGCGCGTCCACTGCGGTCGCAGTGGATGGAGTACGGCGAAGAGACGACCAAGGAACTGGCGATCCTCGAGGCGACCGCGCAGGCGCACGCGCGCTTCGGCCCGCATTGCATCACGCAATACGTGGTCTCGATGGCGGAGACCGTGTCCGACCTGCTCGAAGTGCACATCCTGCTCAAGGAAGTCGGCCTTTATCGTCCAGGCGACACGCCGCACAGTGCAATCCAGGCGGTGCCGCTGTTCGAGACGATCGGCGACCTGAAGAACGCGCCCGAGGTGATGCGCAGCTATTTCGGCCTGCCGGAGGTCGCCGCGATGGCCAGCGCGCGGGGCCATCAGGAAGTGATGATCGGCTATTCCGATTCCAACAAGGATGGCGGCTATCTGACCTCCAGCTGGATGCTCGCGCGGGCGAGCGAGGCGCTGGCCCCGGTATTTGCCGAGGCGGGCGTGACGATGCAGCTGTTCCACGGGCGCGGCGGTTCGGTTGGCCGCGGTGGCGGCTCCGCCTTCGATGCGATCCGCGGCCAGCCCTCGGGCACGGTCAACGGGCGCATCCGGATCACCGAACAGGGCGAGGTGATCGCGGCGAAATACGGCACGCCGGAGGTCGCTGCGGTAAATCTGGACGCGATGGTCACCGCCGCGATGCTCGCCACGATGGAGCCCGAACGGGTGCCGCAGGACGATTATCGCCGCTATGCCGAGGCGATGGATGCGGTGTCGGAGACCGCGTTCAGCACCTATCGCGATCTGGTCTACGGCACCGATGGGTTCGTCGGATTCTTCCGTCAGATGACTCCCATCGCGGAGATCGCCACGCTCAAGATCGGATCGCGCCCGGCGAGCCGCAAGTCGGACGACCGGATCGAGAATCTGCGCGCGATTCCTTGGGTCTTCTCGTGGAGCCAGGCGCGGGTGATGCTGCCCGGCTGGTACGGGGTCGGCACGGCGCTGTCGCAGTTCGAAGACAAGGCGCTGCTGCGCGAAATGGCGCGCGAATGGCCGTTCCTGCGCAACGCGCTCGCCAATATGGAAATGGTGCTCGCCAAATCCGACATGGGCATTGCCGAGCGTTACAGCGAACTGGTCGAGGATCGCGATCTGGCGAAGGGCGTGTTCGGGGCGATCCGCGACGAATGGCAGCGCACGCATGACGCGCTGCTGGATGCGACCGGGCAGTCCTTCCTGCTCGAAAATTCGCCCCGCCTCGATGCGTCGATCCGGCTGCGGCTGCCCTATATCGAACCGCTCAACCTCTTGCAGGTCGAATTGCTCAAGCGGCACCGTAGCGGCGAGCCGGACGAGCGGATTGCCGAAGGCATCCAGCTGTCGATCAACGCCATCGCGACCGCGCTGCGCAACAGCGGTTGA
- the edd gene encoding phosphogluconate dehydratase → MTLNDTVARVTDRIVERSRDGRARYLDLIERARDEGVHRPTLSCGNLAHGFAASGEDKAAIKAGQAMNIGIVSAYNDMLSAHQPYGRYPEQIKIFARERGATAQVAGGVPAMCDGVTQGQDSMELSLFSRDVIAMGTAVGLSHGMFEGALLLGICDKIVPGLLIGALRFGHLPTILVPAGPMPSGLANKEKIRVRQLYAEGKVGEEELLEAESASYHGAGTCTFYGTANSNQMMMEMMGLHMPGSSFVNPGNKLRQELTRAAVHRVTEIGWRGDDYRPLGACIDEKAIVNATIGLLATGGSTNHMLHIPAIARAAGIAIDWDDMDELSDVVPLIASVYPNGAGDINYFHAAGGMPFVIRELLGAGLAHPDIRTVYGASLEEGAQEPFIEEDALVWKPGAEQSRDDTLLKPVSDPFQSDGGLALLAGNLGRATMKVSAVAAEHRTIEAPARVFSTQHQVAEAFKAGELDRDVVVVVRFQGPAANGMPELHKLSSPLGVLQDRGYKVALVTDGRMSGASGKVPSAIHVSPEAYHGGPLGKLRDGDLVRVCALEGTLSALVDAGEWDAREQAESPPEAWGTGRELFAMMRRHSDPAEKGGSAMLAEAGL, encoded by the coding sequence ATGACACTGAACGACACCGTCGCCCGCGTCACCGACCGGATCGTGGAGCGCTCGCGAGACGGGCGGGCGCGCTATCTCGACCTGATCGAGCGCGCGCGCGACGAAGGCGTGCACCGGCCCACGCTCTCCTGCGGCAACCTCGCCCACGGCTTTGCTGCGAGCGGAGAGGACAAGGCCGCGATCAAGGCCGGGCAGGCGATGAATATCGGCATCGTCAGCGCGTATAACGACATGCTCAGCGCGCATCAGCCCTACGGCCGCTATCCCGAGCAGATCAAGATTTTCGCGCGCGAGCGCGGCGCGACCGCGCAGGTCGCAGGCGGTGTGCCCGCGATGTGCGACGGGGTCACGCAGGGGCAGGATTCGATGGAGCTGTCGCTGTTCAGCCGCGATGTGATCGCGATGGGCACGGCAGTCGGCCTCAGCCATGGGATGTTCGAAGGCGCGCTGCTGCTTGGCATCTGCGACAAGATTGTGCCCGGCCTGCTGATCGGCGCGCTGCGTTTCGGCCATCTTCCGACCATTCTGGTGCCCGCCGGGCCAATGCCATCGGGCCTCGCCAACAAGGAGAAGATCCGCGTCCGCCAGCTCTATGCCGAAGGCAAGGTGGGCGAGGAGGAACTGCTGGAGGCGGAAAGCGCCAGTTACCACGGCGCGGGCACCTGTACCTTCTACGGCACCGCCAACTCCAACCAGATGATGATGGAGATGATGGGGCTGCACATGCCCGGCTCCAGCTTCGTCAATCCGGGCAACAAGCTGCGCCAGGAATTGACCCGCGCGGCGGTGCACCGGGTCACCGAGATCGGCTGGCGGGGCGATGATTACCGCCCGCTGGGCGCGTGCATCGATGAAAAGGCGATCGTCAACGCGACCATCGGCCTGCTCGCCACTGGTGGCTCGACCAATCACATGCTCCACATCCCCGCGATCGCGCGCGCTGCGGGGATCGCGATCGACTGGGACGATATGGACGAGCTGAGCGACGTCGTCCCGCTGATCGCCAGCGTCTATCCCAACGGCGCGGGCGACATAAACTACTTCCACGCGGCGGGCGGCATGCCCTTCGTGATCCGCGAACTGCTCGGCGCAGGGCTGGCGCATCCCGACATCCGCACGGTCTACGGTGCCTCGCTGGAGGAAGGCGCGCAGGAGCCCTTCATCGAAGAGGATGCTCTGGTGTGGAAGCCGGGCGCGGAGCAGTCGCGCGACGATACGCTGCTCAAGCCGGTCTCCGATCCGTTCCAGTCCGACGGGGGCCTCGCGCTGCTCGCCGGCAATCTCGGCCGCGCGACCATGAAGGTCAGCGCGGTCGCGGCCGAGCATCGCACGATCGAGGCACCGGCACGCGTGTTTTCCACCCAGCATCAGGTCGCCGAAGCCTTCAAGGCGGGCGAGCTGGACCGCGACGTGGTGGTCGTCGTCCGCTTCCAGGGCCCGGCCGCGAACGGCATGCCCGAACTGCACAAGCTGAGCTCGCCCCTCGGAGTCCTGCAGGACCGCGGCTACAAGGTCGCGCTGGTCACCGACGGGCGAATGTCGGGGGCGAGCGGCAAGGTCCCATCCGCGATCCACGTCTCGCCCGAGGCGTACCACGGTGGCCCCCTCGGTAAGCTGCGCGACGGCGACTTGGTGCGCGTGTGTGCGCTTGAAGGCACGCTGAGTGCGCTTGTGGACGCTGGTGAATGGGACGCGCGCGAGCAGGCGGAGTCGCCGCCGGAAGCGTGGGGCACGGGCCGCGAGCTGTTCGCGATGATGCGCCGCCACTCCGATCCGGCGGAAAAGGGCGGCTCCGCGATGCTCGCCGAGGCGGGGCTGTGA
- a CDS encoding 6-phosphogluconolactonase, with protein MSDLRWAPDGSAKAVADHIERVVDASDAPVIAVPGGSTPVAIFAELAERGLDWSGATIMLCDDRQVPRDHEASNQAKLERALGDSGAKIVALEEGMTVPDLDLLWLGMGTDGHIASLFPQMQAEDRPGRAVIRTVPDPLPPEAPFPRLSMNFAALTKAPRESIIVLRGADKKQVIERAQESASDLPVARFLREASGPVTIYWSAQ; from the coding sequence ATGAGTGATCTGCGCTGGGCACCCGATGGCTCCGCCAAAGCGGTGGCCGACCATATCGAACGTGTGGTCGATGCCAGCGATGCGCCGGTGATCGCGGTGCCCGGCGGATCGACCCCGGTCGCGATCTTCGCCGAACTGGCGGAGCGCGGGCTGGACTGGAGTGGGGCGACGATCATGCTGTGCGACGATCGCCAGGTGCCGCGCGATCACGAGGCGAGCAATCAGGCCAAGCTGGAGCGGGCGCTGGGCGACAGCGGGGCGAAGATCGTCGCGCTGGAAGAGGGCATGACGGTGCCCGATCTCGACCTGTTGTGGCTCGGCATGGGAACGGATGGGCACATCGCTTCGCTGTTCCCACAGATGCAGGCCGAAGACCGCCCCGGACGCGCGGTGATCCGCACCGTGCCCGATCCGCTTCCCCCCGAAGCGCCGTTCCCGCGTCTGAGCATGAATTTCGCCGCGTTGACCAAGGCCCCGCGCGAAAGCATCATCGTGCTGCGCGGGGCGGACAAGAAGCAGGTTATCGAGCGGGCGCAGGAATCCGCAAGCGACCTGCCGGTCGCGCGCTTCCTGCGCGAGGCTAGCGGCCCTGTGACCATCTACTGGAGCGCGCAATGA
- the eda gene encoding bifunctional 4-hydroxy-2-oxoglutarate aldolase/2-dehydro-3-deoxy-phosphogluconate aldolase, with translation MTIEEIMRTAPVIPVLVVDRLEDAMPMAEALVSGGLRVLEVTLRTPVALDAIRAMREVDGAIVGAGTVVDQEQLQAAIDAGAQFIVSPGLTEALGRAAIRAQVPFLPGVATAGDIMRGLELGLEHFKFFPAEANGGIPALKALAGPFGGLKFCPTGGIRQETAADWLALDQVLCVGGSWLVPQGEVDREAIRARAQSAARLV, from the coding sequence ATGACGATCGAAGAAATCATGCGCACCGCGCCGGTTATCCCGGTGCTGGTGGTGGATCGGCTGGAAGATGCGATGCCTATGGCCGAGGCGCTGGTTTCGGGTGGCCTGCGGGTGCTCGAAGTGACGCTGCGGACGCCGGTCGCTCTCGACGCGATCCGGGCGATGCGCGAGGTCGACGGCGCGATCGTGGGCGCGGGCACGGTCGTCGATCAGGAGCAATTGCAGGCCGCGATCGATGCAGGCGCGCAGTTCATCGTCTCTCCCGGCCTGACCGAGGCGCTGGGCCGCGCGGCGATTCGCGCGCAGGTGCCCTTCCTTCCCGGAGTCGCGACGGCTGGCGACATCATGCGCGGGCTCGAACTCGGCCTTGAACATTTCAAGTTCTTCCCGGCAGAGGCCAATGGCGGTATTCCTGCGCTCAAGGCACTGGCTGGCCCGTTCGGCGGGCTCAAGTTCTGCCCCACCGGCGGCATAAGACAGGAAACCGCCGCCGACTGGCTCGCGCTCGATCAGGTGTTGTGCGTGGGCGGCAGCTGGCTGGTGCCGCAGGGCGAGGTTGACCGGGAAGCGATCCGGGCGCGGGCACAGTCTGCGGCCCGGTTGGTATAG
- a CDS encoding alpha-amylase family glycosyl hydrolase has translation MRKLAIAALLACAAAPAAAQPADPWQPQPFVEIEHPEWSRDAVLYQINTRQFTPEGTFAAAQKELPRLKQLGVDILWLMPIHPIGEVNRKGTLGSPYSVRDYYAVNPEFGTERDLRNFIDAAHAQGFHVILDLVANHTAWDNALASEHPDWYEKTWDGHFRPTPWWDWSDIIDLDWSKPGVREHVGKAMEYWVREFDVDGYRADVAGYVPIDFWETMRARLDAIRPVFMLGEVQQTVHHRAAFDATYAWDWHHTGKRIAKGEADATGLFGYYAENESLWPREAMRLTYIENHDSNAWEGTIYENYGDGLEALTALAFTGEGLPLVHNGMEACNAHRLAFFEKDPIDWSQREGCDYGALLKDLIAFRTANPALANGQWGAVMRQVVNDRPQQLFGWVRQKDGNKVVGLFNLSDTPVEATLADGLAAGSYREFRSGDAVTIAPGDTVSLPAWGFRLLSTGGER, from the coding sequence ATGCGTAAGCTCGCCATCGCCGCGCTGCTGGCGTGCGCCGCAGCGCCCGCGGCCGCGCAGCCCGCCGACCCGTGGCAACCGCAACCCTTCGTCGAGATCGAGCATCCCGAATGGAGCCGGGATGCGGTCCTCTACCAGATCAACACCCGCCAGTTCACGCCGGAGGGCACCTTCGCCGCCGCGCAGAAGGAACTGCCGCGACTGAAGCAACTGGGCGTCGACATCTTGTGGCTGATGCCGATCCACCCGATCGGAGAGGTCAACCGCAAGGGCACGCTGGGCAGCCCCTATTCGGTGCGCGACTACTACGCGGTCAATCCCGAGTTCGGCACCGAGCGGGACCTGCGCAACTTCATCGATGCCGCGCACGCGCAGGGCTTCCACGTCATCCTCGATCTGGTGGCCAACCACACCGCGTGGGACAATGCCCTCGCGAGCGAGCATCCCGACTGGTACGAAAAGACCTGGGACGGCCATTTCCGCCCGACCCCGTGGTGGGACTGGTCCGACATCATCGACCTCGACTGGTCCAAGCCCGGCGTGCGCGAACATGTCGGCAAGGCGATGGAATACTGGGTCCGCGAATTCGACGTGGACGGCTATCGCGCGGATGTCGCCGGCTATGTCCCGATCGACTTCTGGGAGACGATGCGCGCGCGGCTCGATGCGATCCGCCCGGTCTTCATGCTGGGCGAGGTGCAGCAGACCGTCCACCACCGCGCCGCCTTCGATGCGACCTACGCGTGGGACTGGCACCATACCGGCAAGCGGATCGCCAAGGGCGAGGCGGATGCGACCGGCCTGTTCGGCTATTATGCCGAGAACGAGAGCCTGTGGCCGCGCGAGGCCATGCGCCTGACCTATATCGAGAACCACGACAGCAACGCGTGGGAAGGCACGATCTACGAGAATTACGGCGACGGGCTGGAAGCGCTGACCGCGCTCGCCTTTACCGGCGAAGGCCTGCCGCTGGTCCATAACGGGATGGAGGCGTGCAATGCGCACCGCCTCGCCTTTTTCGAGAAAGACCCGATCGACTGGAGCCAGCGCGAAGGCTGCGACTATGGCGCACTTCTCAAGGACCTGATCGCATTTCGCACCGCCAATCCCGCGCTGGCCAACGGGCAATGGGGCGCGGTGATGCGGCAGGTCGTCAACGACAGGCCGCAGCAGCTGTTCGGCTGGGTCCGGCAGAAGGACGGCAACAAGGTGGTCGGCCTGTTCAACCTCTCCGACACACCGGTCGAGGCCACGCTGGCAGACGGGCTGGCGGCGGGCTCCTACCGCGAATTTCGCTCGGGCGACGCGGTTACCATCGCGCCAGGCGATACCGTTTCGCTGCCCGCCTGGGGCTTCCGTCTGCTTTCGACCGGGGGCGAGCGATAG